The Mycolicibacterium flavescens genome has a segment encoding these proteins:
- the arpA_1 gene encoding transcriptional regulator: MVNFRQTRPPLNAVPPPADQVDRRSDSTRLQILRAASRLFARSSYSRVNLDDILTDAAVTKGAMYFHFRSKHALASAIVELRMEEARASVDEVLGRRLSGLETLIDLSFRLAVDDIGSEVARAGLNLLESIGRTDGLQPDILRRWVEGYAKVIDRAVAEGDIRDQDDAEAIGRLLVSVYMGLRQTSDLDNPERFMRDLQSAWILLLPGLTAPDRIAYLTEFVKRRTAGAIKTAAPLNDL, from the coding sequence TTGGTTAATTTCAGGCAAACGAGGCCCCCACTGAACGCCGTTCCCCCACCGGCCGACCAGGTCGATCGACGGTCGGACTCGACGCGGCTCCAGATCTTGCGTGCGGCGTCTCGTCTGTTCGCCCGCAGCTCGTACAGCCGGGTCAACCTCGACGACATTCTCACCGATGCGGCGGTCACCAAGGGCGCGATGTACTTCCACTTCCGCTCCAAACACGCGCTGGCATCGGCGATCGTCGAACTCCGTATGGAGGAAGCGCGAGCCTCGGTCGACGAGGTGCTGGGACGGAGGTTGTCCGGCCTGGAGACGCTCATCGATCTGTCGTTCCGGCTCGCGGTCGACGACATCGGCAGCGAAGTCGCCAGGGCGGGACTGAATCTCCTGGAATCCATCGGACGTACCGACGGCTTGCAGCCCGACATCCTCCGCCGGTGGGTCGAGGGTTACGCGAAGGTCATCGACAGGGCGGTCGCCGAAGGCGACATCCGCGACCAAGATGACGCCGAAGCGATCGGCCGCCTCCTGGTTTCGGTGTACATGGGCTTACGGCAGACCAGCGATCTCGACAACCCCGAGCGCTTCATGCGCGACCTGCAGTCCGCCTGGATATTGCTGCTGCCCGGCCTTACCGCCCCGGACCGCATCGCGTATCTCACCGAGTTCGTCAAGCGACGGACCGCGGGCGCCATCAAGACGGCGGCTCCATTGAATGATCTATGA
- the arpA_2 gene encoding transcriptional regulator: MIPDQAISNRMRPSEHPEVPAMVRQARSEATRRRIIDAAVELFNEIGYPATSLGDIIDRAEMTKGALYYHFDSKDALAAAIIDEGSTILFEAFEKISESSAPALERIIHSCFVVADLLATDMVARSATQLRRAFGRFSQANARIFGRWLDEIASSTALAIEEGDVRPDLDPVAVAETVVGSMTGAELLSSSTSSGADVMERLGRIWEILLPAIATEESLSYFQQYLAREALRHGARPAEA; encoded by the coding sequence ATGATCCCCGACCAGGCCATCTCCAACCGGATGAGGCCGTCGGAGCATCCGGAGGTACCGGCGATGGTGCGCCAAGCGCGATCTGAAGCCACCCGGCGGCGGATCATCGATGCCGCGGTGGAGCTGTTCAACGAGATCGGTTATCCCGCGACCAGCCTGGGCGACATCATCGATCGCGCCGAGATGACAAAGGGCGCTCTGTACTACCACTTCGATTCCAAAGACGCGCTCGCCGCCGCGATCATCGACGAGGGCAGCACGATCCTGTTCGAGGCATTCGAGAAGATCAGCGAGTCCTCGGCGCCCGCGCTCGAACGCATCATCCACTCGTGTTTCGTTGTCGCGGACCTGCTCGCCACGGACATGGTCGCCCGAAGCGCCACCCAGTTGCGGCGCGCATTCGGGAGGTTCAGCCAGGCCAACGCACGCATCTTCGGCCGCTGGCTCGATGAGATAGCGTCGAGCACGGCGCTGGCCATCGAGGAAGGCGACGTACGTCCTGACCTCGATCCCGTCGCGGTCGCCGAGACGGTTGTGGGATCGATGACCGGGGCCGAACTTCTCTCCAGTTCGACCTCGTCCGGCGCCGACGTGATGGAACGCCTCGGGCGAATCTGGGAGATCCTGCTGCCGGCGATCGCGACCGAGGAATCACTGAGTTACTTCCAGCAGTACCTGGCGCGAGAAGCCTTACGCCACGGCGCCCGCCCGGCTGAGGCTTAA
- a CDS encoding PAS domain S-box has translation MVLDRLPVPVLAIAEDGAIVFANEAFADMVGYSADALRELHFHQIFHTLPADESAVSVMRAHEELVVELLHRDGSIVRARMSKSALRRGSDPVALATFQDLTERLWLDEL, from the coding sequence GTGGTGCTCGACCGGCTGCCGGTACCGGTGCTGGCGATCGCTGAAGACGGTGCGATCGTGTTTGCCAACGAGGCGTTCGCCGACATGGTCGGATACAGCGCTGACGCGCTGCGCGAGCTGCACTTTCATCAGATCTTCCACACCTTGCCCGCCGACGAGTCGGCGGTCTCGGTGATGCGTGCGCACGAGGAATTGGTGGTCGAACTCCTTCACCGCGACGGTTCGATCGTGCGGGCCAGGATGAGCAAGTCGGCCCTGCGGCGCGGTAGTGACCCGGTCGCCCTGGCGACTTTTCAGGATCTGACCGAACGACTCTGGCTCGACGAACTTTAA
- a CDS encoding acyl-CoA dehydrogenase → MDLKWSPADAAFRDEVRSFLDEKLTPELRRAGRLMTSVYADHDASMEWQQILHERGWAAPAWPVEYGGCDWSLIQHYIFSRESTLAGAPSLSPMGIRMVAHALIKFGTDAQKDFFLPRILTGEVFFCQGYSEPEAGSDLAALSMAAVLDESAGDLICTGSKIWTTHAREANWMFALVRTSRGQKKQQGITFVLIDMSSPGIEIRPLVMTSGEEVQNQVFFDEVRVPTTNVLGKIDDGWTVAKYLLEFERGGGASSPALQVMAQDIATVAATEPGPGGGRLIDDPAFARKLADARIRTAVLEILEYRVLATVAEGKNPGAASSMLKVLATELSQAITELAMEAAGPRGRVYQPHATCPGGPIAEFEPPPDGYLSGEPWQAVAPLRYFNDRAGSIYAGSNEIQRNILAKAALGL, encoded by the coding sequence ATGGACCTGAAGTGGTCACCGGCAGACGCGGCGTTTCGTGACGAGGTGCGCAGCTTCCTCGACGAGAAGCTGACACCGGAACTCCGTCGCGCCGGCCGCCTCATGACCAGCGTCTACGCCGACCACGACGCGAGCATGGAATGGCAGCAGATCCTGCACGAGCGGGGCTGGGCCGCGCCGGCCTGGCCGGTCGAGTACGGCGGCTGCGACTGGAGCCTGATCCAGCACTACATATTCAGCCGCGAGTCCACGCTCGCGGGCGCTCCGTCGCTGTCCCCGATGGGGATCCGCATGGTCGCCCACGCCCTGATCAAGTTCGGGACCGACGCACAGAAGGACTTCTTTCTGCCGCGCATCCTCACCGGCGAGGTCTTCTTCTGCCAGGGTTACTCCGAACCCGAGGCGGGGTCGGATCTGGCCGCGCTGTCGATGGCGGCGGTCCTCGATGAATCGGCAGGCGACCTCATCTGCACCGGCAGCAAGATCTGGACGACGCACGCCCGCGAGGCGAACTGGATGTTCGCGCTGGTGCGCACGTCCAGAGGCCAGAAGAAACAGCAGGGCATCACGTTCGTGCTCATCGACATGTCCTCACCCGGCATCGAGATCCGACCGCTGGTGATGACATCCGGAGAAGAAGTACAGAACCAGGTCTTCTTCGACGAGGTGCGGGTCCCCACGACGAACGTCCTCGGCAAGATCGACGACGGGTGGACCGTCGCCAAGTACTTGCTGGAGTTCGAACGCGGTGGCGGGGCGTCGTCGCCGGCGCTGCAGGTGATGGCCCAGGACATCGCCACCGTCGCGGCCACTGAACCGGGTCCCGGCGGGGGCCGACTGATCGATGACCCGGCGTTCGCCCGCAAGCTGGCCGACGCGCGGATCCGCACCGCGGTGCTCGAGATCCTCGAGTACCGGGTGCTGGCAACCGTGGCCGAGGGTAAGAACCCCGGCGCCGCGTCGTCGATGCTCAAAGTGCTCGCGACCGAGTTGAGCCAGGCGATCACCGAACTCGCCATGGAAGCGGCCGGACCGAGGGGCCGCGTCTATCAGCCGCACGCCACCTGCCCCGGCGGGCCGATCGCCGAGTTCGAGCCGCCGCCGGACGGATATCTCAGCGGTGAACCCTGGCAGGCGGTCGCACCATTGCGCTATTTCAACGACCGGGCCGGCTCGATCTACGCCGGCAGCAACGAGATTCAGCGCAACATCCTGGCCAAAGCGGCGCTGGGACTCTGA
- a CDS encoding acyl-CoA dehydrogenase, which produces MDFNLSKEQELLRDGLNKFLSSRYELESSRAAAKTGSGWQPDIWSGFANELGILGAALPEDLGGIGGGPVEVMVIAEALGQALVVEPYVDTVVVSGGLLQRAGGEPASALLERIVEGTAIVALAANESESGHNWADVTTGAERDGDEWVLRGSKIVVASAPLATHLLVTARTASGISLFLVDLESAGDAVAAHHYRTIDDRRASDLTFDGLRLPAGALLGEEGAAWASLAQARDEGAAAVCAEAVGCMRKVLADTVEYAKQRQQFGQPIGSFQVLQHRMVDMYMEVEQAVSATYLAVLNLEAEPVVRARAVSAAKATVGRAARFIGQQSVQLHGGMGMTEELAIGHYFKRLTALQYEFGTTDFHVTRYAELTKT; this is translated from the coding sequence ATGGACTTCAACCTGAGCAAGGAACAAGAACTGCTGCGCGACGGCTTGAACAAGTTCTTGTCGAGCCGATACGAGCTCGAGAGCAGCCGCGCGGCGGCGAAGACGGGTTCCGGCTGGCAGCCCGACATCTGGTCCGGGTTCGCCAACGAGCTCGGGATCCTCGGCGCCGCGTTGCCCGAGGATCTCGGCGGAATCGGCGGCGGGCCGGTGGAAGTGATGGTGATCGCCGAGGCACTCGGGCAGGCGTTGGTCGTCGAGCCCTACGTGGACACCGTTGTCGTGTCGGGTGGCCTACTGCAGCGTGCCGGCGGTGAGCCGGCCTCGGCGCTGCTGGAGCGGATCGTCGAGGGGACGGCCATCGTCGCGCTCGCGGCGAACGAATCCGAGTCCGGCCACAATTGGGCCGACGTGACGACCGGCGCCGAACGCGACGGCGACGAGTGGGTGCTGCGGGGGTCCAAGATCGTCGTCGCGAGCGCACCTCTGGCCACCCACCTTCTGGTGACCGCGCGCACCGCCAGCGGAATCTCGTTGTTCCTCGTCGATCTCGAGTCGGCGGGAGACGCTGTCGCGGCCCACCACTACCGCACCATCGACGACCGCAGGGCATCCGACCTGACGTTCGACGGCCTGCGGCTTCCGGCCGGCGCGCTGCTCGGCGAGGAGGGTGCGGCATGGGCGTCGCTGGCTCAGGCACGCGACGAGGGTGCGGCCGCGGTCTGTGCGGAGGCGGTCGGGTGCATGCGGAAGGTGTTGGCCGACACCGTCGAATACGCCAAACAACGTCAGCAGTTCGGGCAGCCGATCGGCAGTTTCCAGGTGCTGCAGCACCGCATGGTCGACATGTACATGGAAGTCGAGCAGGCGGTGTCCGCCACGTACCTGGCGGTCCTCAACCTCGAGGCCGAGCCGGTTGTGCGCGCCCGCGCGGTGTCGGCGGCCAAGGCCACCGTGGGCCGGGCCGCGCGGTTCATCGGACAGCAGTCGGTGCAACTGCACGGCGGCATGGGGATGACCGAGGAACTCGCGATCGGCCACTATTTCAAGCGGCTTACCGCGCTTCAGTACGAGTTCGGCACCACCGACTTCCACGTCACCCGGTACGCGGAGCTGACCAAGACCTGA
- a CDS encoding universal stress protein UspA-like protein, protein MDGLGRNVEINNRHVVKGEIMAAGPSGILVGVDGSPDSEAAIRWATREALLRDQPVRLLHAITPVVVTWPVAYLEASYIESMESNGRDILDSAQKTVQAAAGDKAPPAIETQIMNAAAPAALVTASRDAYMTVSGSRGLGVLGRAFLGSVSNGLLHHGKGPIAIVRTDDAAAVDTSAPVLVGIDGSPASEDATELAFDEASRRNVALIALHAWSDASFPSIGSDWERYEDGGHRVLSERLAGWQERYPDVQVQRRIVSDDPARRLVEASGEAALVVVGSRGRGGFSSLVLGSVASKVAQSAKAPVIVVRPR, encoded by the coding sequence ATGGACGGTTTAGGACGTAACGTCGAAATCAACAACCGCCATGTGGTGAAGGGAGAAATCATGGCTGCCGGTCCGAGCGGAATTCTTGTTGGCGTCGACGGATCACCGGACTCGGAGGCCGCCATTCGTTGGGCGACTCGAGAAGCCCTGTTGCGGGACCAGCCGGTCAGGTTGCTCCATGCGATCACTCCTGTCGTCGTGACGTGGCCGGTCGCGTATCTGGAAGCCAGCTACATCGAGTCGATGGAATCCAACGGCCGCGACATCCTCGACTCGGCGCAGAAAACCGTGCAGGCCGCTGCGGGCGACAAGGCGCCGCCGGCCATCGAAACGCAGATCATGAACGCCGCGGCGCCCGCCGCGCTCGTCACCGCCTCGCGCGACGCATACATGACCGTGTCCGGGTCGCGGGGCCTCGGTGTTCTCGGCCGAGCCTTCCTCGGTTCGGTCAGCAATGGCCTGCTGCACCACGGAAAAGGTCCCATTGCGATCGTGCGCACCGACGACGCGGCCGCGGTCGACACCAGCGCCCCCGTCCTCGTCGGCATCGACGGCTCGCCTGCCTCCGAAGACGCCACGGAGTTGGCGTTCGACGAGGCCTCGAGGCGGAATGTGGCGCTTATCGCACTGCACGCGTGGAGCGATGCGTCATTTCCCTCCATCGGCAGCGACTGGGAACGCTACGAGGACGGCGGGCACCGGGTCCTGTCCGAACGCCTCGCCGGCTGGCAGGAACGGTATCCGGATGTGCAGGTGCAGCGCCGGATCGTCAGCGATGACCCCGCACGACGGCTCGTGGAAGCGTCGGGTGAGGCCGCGCTTGTCGTCGTCGGCAGCCGGGGCCGCGGCGGATTCTCCAGCCTTGTGCTCGGCTCCGTTGCGTCGAAGGTGGCTCAGTCGGCCAAGGCGCCGGTGATCGTCGTCCGGCCGCGGTAG
- a CDS encoding transcriptional regulator, with amino-acid sequence MPQAANVAPRRPPNGKQLRADRTRALVIEETVRCVLEEGFAAASAKHITERAGVTWGVIQYHFGDRDGLLMAVVDEGFGQLVACLHGVQAALGEHHGRARTELVINAVADAFLSPTSIAALEILIATRTGRADAQQRHLAELFSTLTRLGRFVAEGLDQKHADAVGNLIWTTLMGAMVAKMAVEEPVDVGRELRALTDVVTAYVELQLDGAAVAR; translated from the coding sequence ATGCCGCAGGCCGCCAACGTCGCGCCGCGCCGCCCGCCGAACGGTAAGCAGCTCCGAGCGGATCGGACCCGCGCGCTCGTCATCGAGGAAACGGTGCGCTGCGTCCTGGAAGAGGGATTCGCCGCGGCGAGCGCCAAGCACATCACCGAACGCGCGGGTGTGACCTGGGGGGTGATCCAGTACCACTTCGGTGACAGGGACGGGTTGTTGATGGCCGTCGTCGACGAGGGCTTCGGGCAACTGGTGGCTTGCCTGCACGGTGTCCAGGCCGCACTGGGGGAGCACCACGGACGCGCGCGCACCGAGCTGGTGATCAACGCGGTCGCCGACGCGTTCCTGAGCCCGACATCCATTGCCGCGCTGGAGATCTTGATTGCGACCCGAACCGGACGCGCCGATGCTCAGCAACGTCACCTGGCCGAGCTGTTCTCCACACTGACCCGGCTCGGCCGCTTCGTGGCCGAGGGTCTCGACCAGAAGCACGCCGACGCGGTAGGCAACCTGATCTGGACCACGCTGATGGGCGCGATGGTGGCCAAGATGGCCGTCGAGGAGCCGGTCGACGTCGGCCGCGAGCTGCGCGCGTTGACCGACGTCGTCACGGCCTACGTCGAGCTTCAGCTGGACGGCGCGGCGGTCGCGCGGTAG
- a CDS encoding putative dihydrodipicolinate reductase-like protein — protein sequence MTAQPTRPTRVFQVATGNLGTEMIKRIGEHPDLELVGLHCYTPEKVGRDAGEIVGIGPVGVRATGTIEEIIAAQPDVLTFHGVFPDEDLYIRVLEAGINIVTTADWITGWHRDTNHPHPSGKPVSQLLEEACRKGNSTFYGTGMNPGLNQILGVVCSADIAEIENVTTIESVDVSCHHSKDTWIEVGYGQPVDDPEIPGKLEKYTRVFADSVLMMADCFDLKLDEVKFSYELGACTKDVDLGWYQLPKGSLGGNYIKYQGIVDGVPRVETHLEWQMTPHTDPHWDIKGCYITQIKGDPCVYNKHMIFPKPGVDLSNPEAFASIGMTVTGMPALHAIRSVVVAPPGLITSADLPLRGFAGRFKR from the coding sequence ATGACCGCACAACCCACCCGCCCGACGCGTGTGTTCCAGGTGGCCACAGGCAACCTCGGGACCGAGATGATCAAGCGGATCGGGGAGCATCCGGATCTCGAACTCGTCGGATTGCACTGCTACACCCCCGAAAAGGTCGGCAGGGATGCCGGTGAGATCGTCGGCATCGGGCCGGTCGGGGTGCGCGCCACCGGCACGATCGAGGAGATCATCGCCGCCCAACCCGATGTCCTGACGTTCCACGGTGTGTTCCCCGACGAGGACCTCTACATCAGAGTCCTCGAGGCGGGCATCAACATCGTCACCACGGCCGACTGGATCACCGGCTGGCACCGCGACACCAACCATCCGCATCCCTCGGGTAAGCCCGTGTCCCAACTCCTCGAGGAGGCCTGCCGCAAGGGCAATTCCACGTTCTACGGCACGGGAATGAACCCCGGACTCAACCAGATTCTCGGCGTGGTGTGTTCGGCCGACATCGCCGAGATCGAGAACGTCACCACGATCGAGTCGGTCGACGTGTCGTGCCATCACTCCAAGGACACCTGGATCGAGGTCGGCTACGGCCAGCCCGTCGACGATCCCGAGATCCCGGGCAAGCTGGAGAAGTACACCCGGGTGTTCGCCGACAGCGTGCTGATGATGGCCGACTGCTTCGATCTGAAACTCGACGAGGTCAAGTTCAGCTACGAATTAGGCGCCTGCACAAAGGATGTCGACCTCGGTTGGTATCAGCTGCCGAAGGGCTCGCTAGGCGGTAACTACATCAAGTACCAGGGCATCGTCGACGGGGTCCCTCGGGTGGAGACGCATCTGGAATGGCAGATGACACCGCACACCGATCCGCACTGGGACATCAAGGGCTGCTACATCACCCAGATCAAGGGCGATCCGTGTGTGTACAACAAGCACATGATCTTCCCGAAGCCCGGGGTCGACCTGTCCAACCCCGAGGCCTTCGCCTCGATCGGAATGACGGTCACGGGAATGCCTGCGCTGCATGCCATCCGGTCGGTCGTGGTCGCACCGCCGGGGTTGATCACCAGTGCCGACCTGCCGTTGCGCGGGTTCGCCGGCCGTTTCAAGAGGTAG
- the kshA_6 gene encoding rieske (2Fe-2S) protein has protein sequence MAKPPLSMKPTGWFQVAWSAELKPGDVRRMKYFDREMIAWRTSSGQAVVMDAYCEHLGAHLGYGGHVEGDVIECPFHGWQWNSEGRNVCIPYQDRPNRGRRIRSYPVAERNDSIYIWHDIDGRAPYFDAPDIFGSFGDTRTAADYYPPMTLFRDGLELHPQYVLENGVDFAHFKFVHKTPIIPVFTRHDFAEPWSYVDFTITFEGDESQSIDDVRSGVEAINGGLGIAVTKSWGMVDNRTISAITPVDDRTSDVRFMVYIGRTPGRDDQRAEAKATEFGAEVIRQFTQDVHIWSHQRYSDPPALATAEYEGFTALRKWATQFYPDGRGGNAADLQTSGAATSSEKGPTR, from the coding sequence ATGGCCAAGCCACCCCTGTCGATGAAGCCGACCGGATGGTTCCAGGTCGCGTGGTCGGCAGAGCTCAAGCCCGGCGATGTACGGCGGATGAAGTACTTCGACCGCGAGATGATCGCGTGGCGAACGTCTTCGGGCCAAGCGGTGGTGATGGACGCCTACTGCGAGCACCTCGGAGCCCACCTGGGATACGGCGGCCACGTCGAGGGCGACGTCATCGAGTGCCCGTTCCACGGCTGGCAGTGGAACTCCGAAGGCCGCAACGTCTGCATCCCGTACCAGGACCGCCCGAACCGCGGCAGGCGGATCCGCAGCTACCCCGTCGCCGAACGCAACGACTCGATCTATATCTGGCACGACATCGACGGACGCGCACCCTATTTCGACGCACCCGACATCTTCGGCAGCTTCGGTGACACCCGCACCGCCGCCGACTACTACCCGCCGATGACCCTCTTCCGCGACGGCCTCGAACTGCATCCTCAGTACGTGCTGGAGAACGGCGTCGACTTCGCGCACTTCAAGTTCGTGCACAAGACACCGATCATCCCTGTCTTCACTCGTCACGACTTCGCCGAGCCGTGGTCGTATGTCGACTTCACCATCACCTTCGAAGGCGACGAATCCCAGTCGATCGACGATGTCCGAAGTGGTGTGGAAGCCATCAACGGCGGCCTCGGCATCGCGGTGACCAAGAGCTGGGGCATGGTGGACAACCGGACGATCTCGGCGATCACCCCCGTTGACGACCGAACGTCGGATGTCCGGTTCATGGTCTACATCGGCCGCACCCCCGGCCGTGACGACCAGCGGGCCGAGGCGAAGGCCACCGAGTTCGGCGCCGAAGTCATCCGCCAGTTCACGCAGGACGTACACATCTGGTCGCACCAGCGCTACTCCGACCCGCCCGCGCTGGCGACGGCCGAGTACGAGGGTTTCACCGCCCTACGCAAGTGGGCGACCCAGTTCTATCCCGACGGCCGCGGCGGCAATGCTGCGGACCTTCAAACATCCGGTGCCGCAACGTCGTCCGAGAAAGGTCCGACCCGATGA
- a CDS encoding 2-nitropropane dioxygenase, whose protein sequence is MISLRAGLTQNDLVTNRIQELLGVDFPVVQAPMTYIARAELAAAVSEAGGLGMIETLTEDGRADLYRVRDLTDKPVAANLMIQGWKADPSIVDTLAAAGVNHVFTSAGDPALFTARLHDAGMTVVHVVGSLKGARKAADAGVDALVVEGVEGGGFKSLLGASTMVLLPLVAENVDLPIIAAGGMCDARSTAAALVLGAEGVQMGTRMLASVEAAVHANFKDAIVTADDSGTVLLDIPGNPTMRVLRTGLAARVAAHDPGARLLGKITELYFDGDMNASVANTGQVSSRIRELLPVADIVRRTWTEIDAALTDAKSRM, encoded by the coding sequence GTGATTTCGTTGCGGGCGGGCCTCACGCAGAATGACCTGGTGACCAACCGAATCCAGGAGCTTCTCGGCGTCGACTTCCCTGTCGTGCAGGCGCCCATGACCTACATCGCGCGCGCCGAGCTCGCCGCCGCCGTCTCTGAGGCCGGCGGCCTTGGCATGATCGAGACGCTGACCGAAGACGGCCGTGCCGATCTGTACCGAGTGCGTGACCTCACCGACAAGCCTGTCGCCGCCAACCTGATGATCCAAGGCTGGAAGGCCGACCCGTCCATCGTCGACACGCTGGCCGCGGCCGGGGTGAACCACGTCTTCACCTCGGCAGGCGATCCCGCGTTGTTCACCGCACGCCTGCACGACGCCGGAATGACGGTCGTGCACGTCGTCGGATCCCTCAAGGGTGCGCGCAAGGCGGCCGATGCCGGCGTCGATGCGTTGGTGGTCGAGGGCGTCGAAGGCGGCGGGTTCAAGTCGCTGCTGGGTGCATCGACGATGGTGCTGCTTCCGTTGGTCGCCGAGAACGTCGACCTGCCGATCATCGCAGCGGGCGGCATGTGCGACGCACGGTCGACCGCGGCGGCGCTGGTACTCGGTGCCGAGGGCGTCCAGATGGGGACCCGGATGCTGGCCAGCGTCGAGGCGGCTGTGCACGCGAATTTCAAGGATGCGATCGTGACGGCCGATGACTCCGGCACCGTGCTTCTCGACATCCCCGGCAACCCGACGATGCGTGTCCTGCGCACCGGGCTGGCCGCGCGGGTCGCGGCTCACGACCCAGGCGCACGCCTGCTGGGCAAGATCACGGAGCTGTACTTCGACGGCGATATGAACGCCAGCGTGGCCAACACCGGTCAGGTCTCGTCCCGGATCCGGGAGTTGCTGCCGGTCGCGGACATCGTGCGGCGCACGTGGACCGAGATCGATGCGGCGTTGACCGACGCCAAATCGAGGATGTAG
- a CDS encoding cytochrome P450, which yields MTVSADEGVRDSRDSDTEKEGVHYDPYDADLNRDPYPMFSRIREHAPLYYNAEHDFYALSRYADVDAALLDHETFSSARGAVLEIIKAGLDIPPGTLIFEDPPVHNIHRKLLSRIFTPRKVNALEPKIRQFTARCLDPLVGAGRFDFVKDLGAQMPMRVIGMLIGIPEADQEHVIEHGESTIRTERGGKMTDNPDGPIATGQVFAEYIDWRAQHPSDDIMTELLNAEFTDETGTLRRLGREELLLYLQVIATAGSETTTRLIGWAGKLLSDHPDQRRALVADRSMLPAAIEEVVRFEPPAPHVCRYVTRDVTYYGETVPAGNAMMLIVGAANRDPRRFGADSERFNINRPPRQHLGFGVGTHFCLGNALARLEGRIALDEILQRFPDWHVDVTDAELSPTSTVRGWESMPAVVV from the coding sequence ATGACGGTAAGCGCTGACGAAGGTGTGCGAGACAGCCGGGACAGCGACACCGAGAAAGAGGGGGTCCACTACGACCCCTACGACGCCGACCTCAACCGCGACCCCTATCCGATGTTTTCGCGGATCCGTGAGCACGCACCGCTCTACTACAACGCCGAGCACGACTTCTATGCGCTGAGCCGCTACGCCGACGTCGACGCAGCACTGCTCGACCACGAGACGTTCAGCTCGGCGCGCGGGGCGGTGCTGGAGATCATCAAGGCCGGCCTGGACATCCCGCCCGGCACGCTGATCTTCGAGGACCCGCCGGTCCACAACATCCACCGCAAGCTACTGTCGCGGATCTTCACCCCCAGAAAGGTGAACGCGCTCGAACCCAAGATCCGTCAGTTCACCGCCCGCTGCCTGGACCCTTTGGTCGGCGCGGGCCGCTTCGACTTCGTCAAGGACCTCGGTGCTCAGATGCCCATGCGGGTGATCGGCATGCTGATCGGCATTCCGGAGGCCGACCAGGAGCACGTGATCGAACACGGCGAGTCGACGATCCGCACCGAACGGGGCGGCAAGATGACCGACAACCCCGACGGCCCCATCGCCACGGGTCAGGTCTTCGCTGAGTACATCGACTGGCGGGCACAGCATCCCAGCGACGACATCATGACCGAACTGCTCAACGCCGAGTTCACCGACGAGACCGGGACGCTGCGGCGACTGGGCCGCGAGGAACTTCTGCTCTACCTGCAGGTGATCGCAACGGCAGGCAGCGAGACCACCACCCGGCTGATCGGCTGGGCCGGCAAGTTGCTCTCCGATCACCCCGACCAGCGGCGCGCGTTGGTCGCCGACCGGTCAATGCTGCCTGCGGCCATCGAGGAGGTCGTGCGTTTCGAGCCACCCGCCCCGCACGTCTGCCGATATGTCACCCGCGACGTGACCTACTACGGCGAGACGGTGCCCGCGGGCAACGCGATGATGTTGATCGTCGGCGCGGCCAATCGTGACCCGCGACGCTTCGGCGCTGACAGCGAGCGGTTCAATATCAATCGGCCCCCGCGTCAGCACCTCGGCTTCGGGGTCGGCACGCACTTCTGCCTCGGCAACGCGCTCGCACGATTGGAAGGACGCATCGCGCTGGACGAGATCCTTCAACGATTCCCGGACTGGCACGTCGACGTCACCGATGCCGAGCTCAGCCCGACGTCCACCGTGCGTGGATGGGAGTCGATGCCTGCCGTGGTGGTTTGA